In the genome of uncultured Sphaerochaeta sp., the window GTCGCTGAGATGTCATCAGCATTCGTACTCAACACGCTGGGTATTGCGAACGAGTCGACAGACAAGAATTCAGCAGCCTATGTTAAAAGCTGGCTCAGAGCGCTCAGGAATGACCCGCAGATGGTCGTTACTGCGGCAAGCAAAGCTGGCAAGGCAGCAAACTACATTATGAACAAGGAGGAAAGCCATGTGGTGGGAGACAAGTGATGATGTGCTGGATGTGATTGCATCCACAGGATCGATCGGCGGTACGAGAATGTAAAAGACGGCCATATTTCTATAGCCGCCTATAACCAGTGAAATAGCCCCCCTAGACAGCAAACCAAAGGGGGCTACCTTTAGGAGATTACCATGTTGGTAAGAAATCTGTCAAATGAAGAGCAGTTGTTGGTCATCGAGAGATTGGTGAAGGTCATGCAAAAAGACATGAGCGAGTACGAATCAGTTCAGAGTGCCATAGAGAATACGTTCGATTTGGACTTGGAAGAGTTCATGGAAGATATACAGGTCAGGGTTTGTGATGAGTGCGGCAAGATAATGACCGCAGGGTATTGCATTGGTGGGGGAGATGAGTATTACTGCTCCGATGATTGTCTTCGCAAGAATTACACCGATGAGGAATACAAGGCCCTTTGTGCTGGGCTTGACCCCTACGATGGGGATGATATGGAAAAGTTGAGAAATTTGTCTTTTGAGGAATTCCACGACATGGCTGGTGGAAGCGACACCTATTACACAGAATGGGAGATTTAAACTTGAAGCACAGAAAAGCAATTTCTTTGGATATGGACGTACTTGATGCTTCTGATGGAATGCTGTTTGCAAGAGTGCCCCAAGGTGAAGCCGTGGAAGATTTATACATGATTGTCCACGAGGTCAGCGGTGCTCTTGTATTCCAGGATACCAACAAGCAGGTAGTCGAGAGCATTTGGAACCGAAAAACAGGCAGAGCTATCGATGATTTTGGGATGGGACTACACCTCAAATACTGTCTGCGCCACAAGTTTTTCAAAGCCCTTACCTCCGAGTTTGGATACTGCAAAGATGAGGAGGAGCAGGTTGATTTGCTCATGTTGGTCGTGTCGGATCACATCAGGAAGAGCAGGAAAATGGTCTCTTATCTGAGAGACGAGATGAGCAAGCTGGGAATCCGCAAACTGGAGAAGCTGATAGTGTACAGCAACCTGTTTCTGAAAGACGAAACGTTGCCGCCCGAGACTGATACAGTACCGAAGGTGGAATGAAATGACAGATTTCGAAGACATCAAGCATTACTCATTTTTTGCCAGTTATCTGGTCAACAACGACAAGTCGGGACTGTCTGAGAAAGAGTTGAGAACAGCCGACAGGTTTGTTGAGGACATCAAGGAATTGTATGGGGAGTCAGCCTCCATAATCAGCGCTGATGATGACCATGAGTTCGCCTCTCCAGAGTGGGGAGGCCTCAAGGGTGATGTGATAACGTACCAAGTCCAGTACAACACGAATGAATTGCCCGGAGAGCATTGGGTTCTGGACAAGGACAGGCCTGAGCTGACTCAGAGCTACAGATGGTGAGGGAAACATGCCGAACAATGTGAAACATATCGTGAAATTCAAAGGTCCGAAGGATGATTTGGACAAGCTGCAATCGATGATGGTCTACACGTATGCCGGTGAAAACGATGGGACTCCCCAAGAGTTCTTCAGCAGACTTGTGCCGATGCCACAGGTGGTCCAGGAGACGCTTGGGATCAAGTCATACTCATTCACCCCCATCGACCAGCAAGCAATCGTCAGGAAGACCGCTGACAAGCAGATTGAGGCAATCCGCGAGGCTTTCGGAGCGGCCAGAATCAATGATGAAACAGTGGAGGAGTTTGCAAAGTCCATAAGCTGCTATATCCAGACAGGGCACTCAAACTGGTATCACTGGAGAAACGAGCATTGGGGTGTAAGCCACGAGCCGGAAGATTTCTTCATTGACAGGACTTCCAACACGCTTCTTGAGGTCATGTTCGAAACACTCTGGGCAACGCCGATTCCAATCTTCGAGGCTATCGCAAGGCAGTTCCCGAAGGTCGATATCGGTGGCTTCTACGCTGATGAAGATTATGGCTACAACTGCGGTCTGATTGTCGGAAAGAGCGGCACTATCGTGCAAATGAGAAGAGAGGAGGGAACGGATGGTGCAATTGACTTCTCCAACAAGATTTGGAACATGGAAGATGAGTTATCCACAAGTTATCCACAAGCTGAGTAACAAGTTATCTTATCTTTTATTCTTTAGGATGCTTATATTATATATTAAGCTTAATTATATATAATAAAGCTATTGGCTAATAAGCTTATTGGTCAATAATCAAAATTAAGCTTAATAGCCCAAGAGCCAATTAAGCTCTTTGGGCTAATTAAGCGCTAATAAGGCTATTTACCAAATAGTCTTTTGATGGGAAATTTCATGTTCGACAAACTCACCAATCATTCCAACGTAGTCATTATCGCACAAGGTGAGCAGATAACCGATTTCCATGATTTTCTTGTCATTGATGACAACAGAGTATTTGACATCAAACCCTCTTTCCTCCTCCCCTGTCATGAGCCATCGAGGAGAAACCTTGAAGTAGTCAGCAACCTTCATGAGAAGATCTGCCCTTGGTATGGTGTTTCTCTTCATGGACATCGAAATGAAGGACTGTGACAAATCCAGACGCTTTTGTAGTTCTGTCTGATTCATCTTGTGGACACTTAGCAATTCTTGGAGCCTATCCCAAAATGTCATATAGCTTTACCTCTTTATATGTAAGTATACAACCATTTCGCTTATCAGTGGTTGACAATAGTTACATATTTCACTAATGTCAAACACATCAGTGATTTTATGCTTTACATGCGTTAAGGAGTTTTCCCCATATGAGCACCATTCTCAGTTACACAATCGATGCAAAGGAATTTGACAGGCTTCGTGAGGTTGACCGCAAATTCTCTGACCTCACCAAACTCATTTATGCAAACGACCCCAAGTTCGTCACGGTTGCCATGATTGCCAATGCAAACGAAATCAGCAGACAAGACGCATTGAATCGTCCTTGGCTACTGCCCAACTTCGGGAAGGTTGACGAGACGTCGGATGTGAAGCGAAGGAAAAGGTTTTGGAGATTCGACGAATATCTGGATTGGGTTGGAATCCCGGAAATGGAAAGGATCAGAGAGTACAAGCAATCGGATGATTTTTAGCGGTGATGGTGCATCTGGGTTCGATTCCCGGACACCGCATCCCTTCCCTTCGGGAGGTTATCACTAGAAGCCACAAGGTTAATGTGGCGAGGAGAATTTCATGGAGCGTGAATACATCAAGCATTTGGAGAAGACGCTGGAAGAAACTCAAAAGATCTTGAAAGAAGCGGTTGAGAGGGTTGAGAGCATGAAATGGTCAAGAGACCACGCTCAAGAGGAGTTGGAAAAATACAAGCGCTATTGGCGTGAGGAAATGGCCGAGACCAAAAAGGTCAGAGAAGAGCTTGAAGCACAAAAAAAGGAGCAGGAAGTAGCCGCTTCCAACTCCTCCGATAACCTCAAGGA includes:
- a CDS encoding helix-turn-helix transcriptional regulator, coding for MNQTELQKRLDLSQSFISMSMKRNTIPRADLLMKVADYFKVSPRWLMTGEEERGFDVKYSVVINDKKIMEIGYLLTLCDNDYVGMIGEFVEHEISHQKTIW